The following are encoded together in the Geobacter sulfurreducens PCA genome:
- the cas6 gene encoding CRISPR system precrRNA processing endoribonuclease RAMP protein Cas6 — MGAAIDITFVRLLLSGVIRGSVRDPYALYRCRENFQESLLRLSGCGGEGCPRCREGSCAYGSAFLQPLGNDPTAVKRHQKPPVPFAFSFPVLADQSEFEVGLTLVGTAINHAPLFVKSFVGMLEGLGLNGDIAELVRVESAGYFGERSPCLVGEDTSAGAEPTILSGAGLVESRILGETLALSFNTPLRIIQDGAPLRSFSFSVFARALMRRVSALASAYCDREINDDFRWLAQLSADVKPASQAMRWIDWREADRRGRYGGLAGQAIVAVSDVEEFIPYLLVGEYLGVGKGAPFGMGHFHLHGC, encoded by the coding sequence ATGGGCGCTGCCATTGACATAACCTTTGTGAGGCTCTTGCTCTCCGGGGTGATCCGGGGGAGCGTACGTGATCCGTACGCCCTGTACCGGTGTCGTGAAAACTTTCAGGAGTCGCTCCTGCGTCTTTCTGGTTGCGGCGGTGAAGGGTGCCCCCGCTGCCGGGAAGGAAGTTGCGCCTATGGTAGCGCGTTTCTCCAACCGCTCGGCAACGATCCGACCGCGGTCAAGCGTCATCAAAAGCCGCCGGTTCCCTTTGCCTTTTCGTTTCCGGTTCTGGCAGATCAATCGGAGTTCGAGGTCGGGCTTACCCTCGTGGGGACGGCAATTAACCATGCCCCCCTTTTCGTGAAGTCTTTTGTCGGGATGCTGGAGGGTCTCGGCCTCAACGGTGACATAGCCGAACTTGTGCGGGTGGAGTCTGCAGGGTATTTCGGCGAACGGAGCCCCTGTCTGGTTGGAGAGGACACAAGCGCAGGCGCGGAACCCACAATCCTCTCGGGGGCCGGACTTGTGGAAAGCCGCATCCTGGGAGAAACCCTGGCGCTTTCCTTCAATACCCCCCTGAGGATCATCCAGGATGGTGCTCCGTTGCGGAGCTTTTCTTTTTCCGTATTTGCCCGGGCGCTCATGAGACGGGTATCGGCCCTTGCGTCTGCCTATTGCGACCGTGAGATCAATGATGACTTCAGATGGCTTGCGCAACTGAGCGCCGATGTGAAACCCGCCAGTCAGGCCATGCGATGGATCGACTGGCGGGAGGCGGACCGGCGCGGGCGCTATGGAGGGCTTGCCGGTCAGGCTATCGTTGCGGTGAGCGACGTGGAGGAGTTTATCCCCTATCTGCTGGTGGGAGAGTATCTTGGCGTGGGGAAAGGGGCTCCCTTCGGCATGGGGCATTTCCATCTGCACGGCTGTTGA
- the ftsH gene encoding ATP-dependent zinc metalloprotease FtsH: MGQSVWKPILWMLGLLVIFNLIYTYVARQSVDGGAVVSYSRFRAELAAGNIKRITIKGTTIAGDFRNKITVDQPAGDKTVARETAKFSTVKPAIDDPSLMADLQAKNVEVTAVTTETSPIVSGLLYVLPWILIIGVWWLAMRGMRGQGPTSVMGNFSKSGAKMYTPSAKVKVTFDDVAGMENPKMELKEIVDYLRDPKKFQRIGGKVPKGVLLVGPPGTGKTLLARAVAGEADVTFLSISASQFIEMFVGVGAGRVRDLFATAKKSAPSIIFIDELDAVGRSRGAGLGGGHDEREQTLNQLLSEMDGFDSHDEVIVMAATNRPDVLDPALLRPGRFDRHVVIDRPDWRDREKILHVHTRKIPLDKDVDLAVIARGTPGMAGADLENLVNEAAILAARENAATVTMEHMERAKDKVLMGGERKMFITEQEKRITAYHEAGHTIVAKLLPGTDPVHKVTIIPRGQALGVTQQLPEDDRYHYPKSYLMNRLSVALGGRQAERAVFGDLSTGAQNDLKMVNDLAEKMVCQWGMSDKIGAMTFSRGEEHPFLGRKLAEEKTFSEQMAWLIDQEIAAIIKEAEQKADNVIANNRGKLDALVDALMEEETLDGKRIDEVLASVP, encoded by the coding sequence ATGGGGCAATCGGTCTGGAAACCGATACTCTGGATGCTTGGTCTGCTGGTGATATTCAATCTGATTTACACCTATGTTGCCCGCCAATCCGTCGATGGTGGCGCGGTCGTATCCTACAGCCGGTTCCGGGCCGAACTGGCGGCCGGTAACATCAAGCGTATAACGATCAAGGGCACCACCATCGCCGGCGATTTTCGCAATAAGATAACCGTTGACCAGCCTGCGGGCGACAAGACCGTGGCCCGCGAGACGGCCAAGTTTTCTACGGTAAAGCCAGCCATCGACGATCCTTCTCTCATGGCGGACCTCCAGGCAAAAAATGTCGAGGTGACCGCAGTGACGACGGAGACGTCGCCGATTGTCAGCGGGCTTCTCTATGTACTGCCGTGGATTTTGATCATCGGCGTCTGGTGGCTGGCCATGCGGGGAATGCGGGGGCAGGGACCCACGTCGGTCATGGGAAATTTCTCCAAGTCAGGTGCCAAGATGTACACTCCCAGCGCCAAGGTCAAGGTAACCTTCGACGACGTGGCCGGCATGGAGAACCCGAAGATGGAACTGAAAGAGATCGTCGATTATTTGCGTGATCCTAAAAAGTTCCAGCGAATCGGCGGCAAAGTGCCCAAGGGAGTGCTCCTGGTCGGGCCACCGGGCACGGGAAAGACCCTCCTGGCCCGGGCAGTGGCGGGTGAGGCGGACGTTACCTTTCTGAGCATCTCAGCGTCCCAGTTTATCGAGATGTTCGTCGGCGTCGGCGCCGGACGGGTGCGTGATCTCTTTGCCACGGCCAAGAAGTCGGCTCCGAGCATCATCTTCATCGACGAGCTGGATGCGGTGGGGCGCAGCCGTGGCGCCGGGCTCGGCGGGGGGCACGACGAGCGGGAGCAGACCCTGAATCAGCTTCTCTCCGAAATGGATGGATTCGACTCCCATGACGAGGTGATCGTCATGGCAGCCACTAACCGGCCCGACGTCCTTGATCCGGCGCTCCTTCGCCCCGGGAGGTTCGACCGGCACGTGGTCATCGACCGTCCCGACTGGCGGGATCGGGAGAAAATACTTCATGTTCACACCCGCAAGATTCCCCTCGACAAGGATGTGGATCTGGCCGTCATTGCCCGGGGAACGCCCGGCATGGCCGGTGCCGATCTGGAAAACCTCGTCAACGAGGCGGCCATCCTGGCGGCTCGGGAGAACGCCGCGACCGTTACCATGGAGCATATGGAGCGGGCCAAGGACAAGGTTCTCATGGGGGGAGAGCGGAAGATGTTCATCACGGAGCAGGAGAAGCGGATTACCGCCTATCACGAGGCAGGCCATACGATCGTGGCCAAGCTCCTGCCCGGAACCGACCCGGTCCACAAGGTGACCATCATTCCGCGGGGGCAGGCTCTTGGGGTAACTCAGCAACTACCCGAAGATGATCGCTACCACTACCCGAAGTCGTATCTCATGAACCGGCTGTCCGTGGCACTTGGCGGCCGGCAGGCGGAGCGGGCCGTGTTCGGCGATCTCTCCACCGGGGCCCAGAATGATCTCAAAATGGTCAACGATCTGGCGGAGAAGATGGTCTGCCAGTGGGGCATGAGCGACAAGATCGGCGCCATGACCTTCAGCCGTGGAGAGGAGCATCCTTTTCTCGGACGAAAGCTGGCCGAGGAAAAAACCTTCTCCGAGCAGATGGCGTGGCTCATCGATCAGGAAATCGCCGCCATCATTAAAGAAGCGGAGCAGAAGGCCGATAACGTCATTGCCAACAACCGCGGCAAGCTCGATGCGCTGGTGGATGCTCTCATGGAAGAGGAGACCCTGGACGGCAAACGCATCGACGAGGTCCTGGCCTCTGTGCCGTGA
- the malQ gene encoding 4-alpha-glucanotransferase gives MRQKRRSGILLHPTSLPGPGGIGSLGKECRHFIDFLEEAGQSLWQVLPLGPAAYGNSPYSCYSAFAGNPLLIDLATLVDEGDLEPEEAVAEVSADHVDFPAVDAFKSRALRTAAARFHAHGDTDRKQEFWHFCDTTPWLHDAALFMALKEHFGGKSWNTWPKEIARRESAALEKYSVRLGVAIGEHKYIQWQFSRQWRHVREYANSKGIAVVGDIPIFVAFDSTDVWTNPGLFKLDDKGKPTVVAGVPPDYFSKTGQRWGNPLYDWDAMAADGFRWWIERFRGSFALHDVVRVDHFRGFEACWEVPAKEKTAVNGQWVPAPGTALFDAVIGAVGSLPIIAEDLGVITPAVEELRDRYRFPGMKILQFAFDSGPGNPYLPHNFTRDCVVYTGTHDNDTTQGWFQSLSPRERREVLAYTDTTGKEVHWELIRLGMASVADMAIFPLQDVMGLDGSSRMNLPGTPRGNWSWRYSEGMLTAKHAKKLLELTVLFGRK, from the coding sequence ATGAGACAGAAACGTCGCAGCGGCATCCTGCTCCATCCGACTTCCCTGCCGGGTCCGGGGGGGATCGGATCGCTCGGGAAAGAGTGCCGCCATTTCATCGATTTCCTCGAAGAGGCGGGGCAGAGCCTCTGGCAGGTTCTTCCGCTGGGGCCCGCAGCCTACGGCAATTCCCCCTATTCCTGCTATTCGGCTTTTGCTGGCAACCCCCTGCTGATCGACCTGGCGACCCTCGTGGATGAGGGGGACCTGGAGCCCGAGGAGGCTGTGGCGGAGGTGTCTGCCGATCATGTGGACTTTCCGGCTGTGGATGCGTTCAAGTCACGCGCGCTCCGGACCGCTGCGGCCCGGTTCCACGCCCACGGTGACACGGATCGTAAACAGGAGTTCTGGCACTTTTGCGATACTACCCCCTGGCTTCACGACGCTGCGCTGTTCATGGCTCTCAAGGAGCATTTCGGCGGCAAAAGCTGGAATACCTGGCCCAAGGAGATTGCCCGCCGGGAGTCGGCCGCGCTCGAAAAGTATTCGGTTCGGCTGGGCGTGGCCATTGGCGAACACAAGTATATCCAGTGGCAGTTTTCCCGTCAGTGGCGACATGTCAGGGAATATGCCAACAGCAAGGGGATTGCGGTTGTCGGCGATATCCCCATCTTTGTGGCTTTCGATTCAACCGATGTCTGGACGAATCCGGGCCTTTTCAAGCTCGACGACAAGGGCAAGCCCACCGTGGTAGCCGGGGTCCCGCCGGACTATTTCAGCAAGACAGGCCAGCGATGGGGGAACCCTCTCTATGACTGGGATGCCATGGCCGCCGATGGATTTCGCTGGTGGATCGAGCGGTTCCGCGGTTCGTTCGCGCTCCATGATGTGGTCAGGGTCGATCACTTCCGAGGGTTCGAGGCGTGCTGGGAGGTTCCGGCCAAAGAAAAGACGGCGGTGAACGGCCAATGGGTCCCCGCTCCGGGGACGGCACTCTTTGATGCCGTTATCGGGGCGGTGGGGTCACTGCCGATCATTGCCGAGGACCTGGGAGTCATTACCCCGGCCGTGGAGGAACTGCGCGACCGGTACCGTTTCCCCGGCATGAAGATCCTCCAGTTCGCCTTTGATTCCGGCCCGGGCAATCCCTACCTGCCCCACAACTTCACCCGTGACTGCGTGGTCTACACCGGCACCCACGACAATGATACCACCCAGGGCTGGTTTCAAAGCCTTTCCCCCCGGGAGCGACGAGAAGTTCTGGCCTATACCGACACCACGGGTAAGGAGGTCCATTGGGAGCTGATCCGTCTCGGCATGGCCTCGGTGGCCGATATGGCGATTTTCCCGCTTCAGGATGTCATGGGACTTGATGGGTCAAGCCGGATGAATCTCCCCGGAACACCGCGCGGGAACTGGTCGTGGCGTTATAGTGAGGGTATGCTTACTGCTAAGCACGCAAAAAAGCTTCTCGAATTAACCGTGCTTTTTGGGAGAAAATAG
- a CDS encoding O-acetylhomoserine aminocarboxypropyltransferase/cysteine synthase family protein, with amino-acid sequence MSDIQKGFDTLALHAGQDPDPTTLSRAVPIYQTSSYAFRSSEHAANLFGLREFGNIYTRIMNPTCDVLEKRLAELDGGVGALALASGQAAITYAVLNIAGAGQNIVSTSYLYGGTYNLFHYTLPRLGISVRFVDTSDPENVRRAMDENTRLVYTESVGNPKNNVDDFESIARIAHEAGIPFIVDNTVTTPYLFRPFDHGADIAVYSLTKFIGGHGTSIGGAVVDSGRFPWNNGRFPEFTEPDPSYHGLRYWEALGNLSYILKMRITLLRDMGACLAPFNAFLFLQGLETLPVRMARHVDNARTVAEWLERHPLVTWVNYPGLPSHRDHDNAGKYLPKGAGAIIGFGVKGGLEAGKKFIDSVKLLSHLANIGDAKSLVIHPASTTHEQLTDEERLSAGVTPDFIRLSVGIEDVADIIADIDQALHASQS; translated from the coding sequence ATGTCCGACATCCAAAAAGGCTTCGATACCCTCGCACTCCACGCCGGCCAGGATCCGGATCCCACGACGCTGTCGCGTGCGGTTCCCATTTACCAGACCTCTTCCTATGCGTTCCGCAGCTCCGAACACGCGGCCAATCTCTTTGGTCTCCGGGAGTTCGGCAATATCTACACGCGGATCATGAATCCGACCTGCGATGTACTGGAAAAGCGCCTGGCGGAACTTGACGGCGGAGTGGGCGCGCTTGCTCTCGCCTCGGGGCAGGCGGCAATCACGTATGCGGTGCTTAACATCGCCGGCGCCGGGCAGAATATCGTCTCCACCAGCTATCTCTATGGCGGAACCTACAACCTCTTCCACTATACTCTGCCAAGATTGGGGATATCGGTCCGGTTCGTCGACACTTCTGACCCTGAAAACGTCCGTCGGGCCATGGATGAAAACACTCGCCTGGTCTACACCGAATCGGTAGGGAACCCGAAAAACAATGTGGACGACTTCGAGTCCATTGCCCGGATCGCCCATGAGGCGGGAATCCCGTTCATAGTGGACAACACCGTTACCACTCCGTACCTGTTCAGGCCTTTTGACCATGGGGCCGACATCGCCGTCTATTCCCTCACCAAATTCATCGGTGGCCACGGTACGAGCATCGGGGGGGCGGTGGTAGACAGCGGACGTTTTCCCTGGAACAACGGCCGGTTCCCCGAGTTCACGGAACCGGATCCCTCCTACCATGGTTTGCGCTACTGGGAGGCCCTGGGGAACCTCTCCTACATCCTCAAGATGCGGATCACGCTCCTGCGCGATATGGGGGCCTGCCTCGCGCCGTTCAACGCATTCCTCTTCCTCCAGGGGCTGGAGACCTTGCCGGTGCGCATGGCACGCCACGTTGACAACGCGCGTACTGTTGCCGAGTGGCTGGAGCGGCATCCACTGGTCACCTGGGTCAACTATCCGGGCCTGCCCAGCCACCGGGACCACGACAATGCCGGCAAGTACCTCCCCAAGGGCGCCGGTGCCATCATCGGCTTCGGAGTCAAGGGAGGGCTCGAGGCGGGCAAGAAGTTCATCGACAGCGTGAAGCTCCTGTCGCATCTTGCCAACATCGGCGACGCCAAGTCCCTCGTCATCCACCCGGCATCCACCACGCACGAGCAGCTCACCGATGAAGAGCGTCTCTCGGCCGGGGTAACGCCGGATTTCATCCGCCTTTCCGTCGGCATCGAGGATGTGGCCGACATCATTGCCGACATCGACCAGGCCCTGCATGCCTCCCAATCCTGA
- a CDS encoding ACP phosphodiesterase has protein sequence MRNFAPGLPSGRPWGAAGFSPCGRGSVNILAHLAFSGDDPEIMAGNLMGDFVKGPLAGRYPPRLTLGLELHRAIDSFANGHESFTRSKRRLAPSFGHYRGVLVDVYYDHFLASEWERYRAEPLQSFITRARAIAIGFASLMPERLVQLLPPMFDEWLPSYAESAGIGRVLRRMSARVGRPNPLALGEGELLRCYRELRGDFLQFHPALTTFVVDFIARRE, from the coding sequence GTGCGCAACTTCGCCCCGGGACTGCCTTCGGGCCGCCCCTGGGGTGCCGCCGGCTTTTCCCCCTGTGGACGGGGCTCCGTGAACATCCTTGCCCACTTGGCATTCTCCGGGGACGATCCGGAGATCATGGCCGGCAACCTTATGGGTGATTTCGTCAAGGGGCCCCTGGCGGGCCGCTATCCTCCACGGCTCACGCTGGGGCTGGAGCTCCACCGGGCCATCGACTCCTTTGCCAACGGGCATGAGTCATTTACCCGGAGCAAGCGGCGACTTGCTCCATCCTTCGGTCATTACCGGGGGGTGCTGGTGGATGTCTATTACGACCATTTTCTCGCTTCGGAATGGGAACGCTACCGCGCCGAGCCGCTCCAATCCTTCATCACGCGTGCCCGTGCAATTGCCATTGGGTTTGCTTCCCTCATGCCCGAGCGACTGGTTCAGCTGCTTCCCCCCATGTTCGATGAATGGCTTCCCTCTTACGCCGAATCTGCCGGGATCGGTCGGGTGCTTCGCCGGATGTCGGCGCGTGTCGGCCGGCCGAATCCCCTTGCCTTGGGCGAAGGGGAGCTGCTTCGATGCTACCGGGAGCTCAGGGGGGATTTTCTGCAGTTCCACCCGGCCCTTACCACATTTGTGGTCGACTTTATCGCCCGTCGCGAGTGA
- a CDS encoding adenosine-specific kinase translates to MNLEIHTIKVDIPQDCNVILGQTHFIKTAEDLYEVVATTVPQARFGIAFTEASGPCLIRTEGNDEELIRVCVRNLQAIGAGHVFCVLLKEAYPINILNQIKNCPEVCRIFCATANPLQVIVASTSQGWGVLGVIDGHPPKGVETDDDRQHRRDFLRAIGYKR, encoded by the coding sequence ATGAACCTGGAAATACACACCATCAAAGTCGATATTCCCCAAGACTGCAACGTTATCCTGGGGCAGACCCACTTCATCAAGACAGCCGAGGATCTGTACGAAGTCGTTGCCACCACCGTTCCCCAAGCCCGGTTCGGCATCGCCTTCACCGAGGCCTCGGGGCCGTGCCTGATCCGCACCGAGGGGAACGACGAAGAGTTGATCCGGGTCTGCGTCAGAAACCTGCAGGCCATTGGAGCCGGCCATGTCTTTTGCGTCCTGCTGAAGGAGGCCTACCCGATCAACATCCTGAACCAGATCAAGAACTGCCCCGAAGTCTGCCGGATCTTCTGTGCTACCGCCAACCCCCTCCAGGTCATCGTGGCGTCCACCTCCCAGGGGTGGGGAGTGCTGGGGGTCATCGACGGACATCCACCCAAGGGAGTGGAAACGGACGACGACCGGCAGCACCGCAGGGACTTCCTGAGGGCTATCGGCTATAAGCGTTGA
- a CDS encoding zinc metalloprotease HtpX: MLAQRLRNLIQSMVLVTGMVGLLLTLGWLFAGIYGMAWALLVGIIPLVVSLRVLPALILRMYKAKALSVAEAPQLHAIVNQLARRAGLAEPPRIHYIPSSAPLVFSIGSGKGASVAVTDGLLRLLTVRELVGVLGHEVSHIGNSDTWVMSFADVVTRVTRLISLLGQVLIILNLPLLILGEWSLPWIPLMLMLFAPTISALLQLSLSRTREFEADLSGSKLTSDPAGLASALAKLEEYQQRVLKKSRLPGVKGIEPSLLRTHPVTDERIKRLKDIEREMYPDESMLVCPEDGGPCAPPHIAEVSRVPRRHLSGLWH, from the coding sequence ATGCTGGCCCAGAGGTTGCGCAACCTCATCCAGTCCATGGTGCTCGTCACGGGCATGGTGGGGCTTCTTCTCACCCTCGGCTGGCTCTTTGCCGGCATCTATGGCATGGCATGGGCACTACTGGTCGGAATCATCCCGCTGGTGGTGAGTCTGAGGGTCCTTCCCGCTCTCATCCTCAGGATGTACAAGGCAAAGGCCCTCTCCGTCGCCGAAGCCCCCCAACTTCACGCTATCGTTAACCAGCTTGCCCGCCGCGCCGGCCTGGCGGAGCCCCCCCGCATCCACTATATTCCCAGTTCCGCCCCCCTGGTCTTCTCAATCGGCAGCGGCAAGGGAGCCTCAGTGGCCGTAACCGACGGCCTGCTGCGGCTTCTGACCGTCCGGGAGCTTGTCGGCGTTCTGGGACACGAGGTCAGTCACATCGGCAACAGCGACACCTGGGTCATGAGCTTCGCCGACGTGGTGACCCGCGTGACCCGCCTCATCTCGCTACTGGGACAGGTACTGATCATCCTCAACCTTCCCCTGCTGATCCTGGGGGAGTGGTCTCTGCCGTGGATCCCGCTGATGCTCATGCTCTTTGCCCCCACCATCAGCGCCCTGCTCCAGCTTTCTCTCTCGCGGACCCGCGAGTTCGAGGCGGACCTCTCCGGCTCAAAGCTCACCAGTGACCCGGCGGGGCTCGCCTCGGCCCTGGCCAAGCTGGAGGAGTATCAGCAGAGAGTCCTGAAAAAAAGCCGGCTACCGGGCGTGAAGGGAATCGAGCCGTCCCTGCTCAGGACTCATCCCGTAACCGATGAACGAATCAAAAGGCTGAAAGATATTGAGCGGGAGATGTACCCGGACGAGAGCATGCTGGTCTGCCCCGAAGACGGCGGGCCGTGCGCCCCACCCCACATCGCGGAAGTGAGCCGCGTGCCGCGTCGCCACCTGAGCGGCCTGTGGCACTGA
- the mnmH gene encoding tRNA 2-selenouridine(34) synthase MnmH yields MIKTTPFHESLLDTHLVVDVRTPLEYEEDHLPGAINVPLLTNEERVEIGTIYKQTGPLEARRRGLHLTAHRFPAMVGEIARAAAGRPILVYCWRGGLRSKTVVSILDLAGFDAVQLQGGHKAFRHLVLSSFDPFTPPAPLVVLHGMTGVGKTTFLLQLARAGHAVVDLEGLARHRGSAFGELGLRQDISQKRFETLLWDAFRRLPAGCPILLEGESRRIGRLTLPGNLYDVMRGSVKLWCEASVATRVARLTEEYGRPEYRDGMAGALERIRKKLGGDNYEAIKGHLDRWEMEPFMEGLIRHYYDKLYYKTRDWVEDAVISLEDFSSGERELNTFLASRRQAAV; encoded by the coding sequence GTGATCAAAACCACCCCGTTCCATGAATCGTTGCTCGACACCCACTTGGTGGTGGATGTCCGGACTCCCCTCGAATACGAGGAGGATCACCTCCCCGGTGCCATCAATGTCCCGCTCCTCACCAACGAGGAACGGGTGGAGATCGGCACCATCTACAAGCAGACCGGCCCCCTGGAGGCGCGCCGCCGGGGGCTGCACCTGACCGCTCACCGCTTTCCTGCCATGGTGGGGGAGATTGCCCGGGCCGCGGCAGGCCGCCCCATTCTCGTCTACTGCTGGCGCGGGGGGCTCAGGAGCAAGACCGTCGTGTCGATCCTCGACCTGGCAGGGTTCGACGCGGTCCAGCTCCAGGGAGGCCACAAGGCCTTCCGCCACCTGGTTCTGTCATCATTCGACCCCTTCACCCCCCCCGCGCCGCTGGTTGTCCTCCATGGCATGACCGGCGTGGGCAAGACGACGTTCCTCCTGCAGCTGGCACGGGCCGGTCATGCCGTGGTCGACCTCGAGGGACTCGCCCGCCACCGGGGATCGGCCTTCGGCGAACTGGGACTTCGTCAGGACATCTCCCAGAAGCGGTTCGAAACTCTCCTCTGGGATGCCTTCCGCCGATTGCCTGCCGGCTGCCCCATCCTGCTGGAGGGAGAAAGCAGGCGCATCGGCAGGCTCACTCTGCCGGGCAACCTCTACGACGTCATGCGGGGTAGTGTGAAGCTTTGGTGCGAGGCGTCGGTGGCCACCCGGGTGGCCCGCCTCACGGAAGAGTACGGCCGCCCCGAATACCGGGACGGCATGGCCGGCGCCCTGGAGCGGATCAGAAAAAAACTCGGCGGCGACAACTACGAAGCGATCAAAGGCCATCTGGACCGATGGGAAATGGAACCGTTCATGGAGGGCCTGATCCGGCATTACTATGACAAGCTCTACTACAAGACCCGCGACTGGGTGGAGGATGCCGTCATTTCCCTGGAGGATTTTTCCTCAGGAGAGCGGGAGCTGAACACGTTCCTCGCCTCGCGCAGACAGGCCGCGGTGTAG
- a CDS encoding PilZ domain-containing protein, whose protein sequence is MDKRRFTRVPFAISAMVTHGESSFTGEVADLSLNGMFVKTGGEKPAIGEEVEVVISLSEGEPSLNVELAGEVVRADANGVALRFSRIEVDSFIHLRNIVEYNTPEPTRVMDEFADYVEDRIGRK, encoded by the coding sequence ATGGATAAAAGGCGATTCACACGCGTTCCCTTTGCTATTTCCGCAATGGTCACCCACGGTGAAAGCTCGTTTACCGGCGAAGTGGCCGACCTGAGCCTGAACGGCATGTTCGTGAAAACCGGTGGGGAGAAACCGGCCATCGGAGAAGAGGTGGAAGTCGTCATCTCCCTGTCCGAGGGAGAGCCATCCCTGAATGTGGAGCTGGCCGGCGAGGTGGTGCGCGCTGACGCGAACGGCGTTGCCCTTCGTTTTTCGCGCATCGAGGTCGATTCATTCATTCATCTGCGTAACATCGTGGAGTACAACACGCCAGAACCGACTCGGGTCATGGACGAGTTCGCCGATTACGTGGAAGACCGGATCGGCCGGAAATGA
- a CDS encoding class II fructose-bisphosphate aldolase produces MTAQYSADFEKALQVGRPPNIRALFPNSKALIVSGKVVDRAMLAKGKAIAMAANGRNYFVIRGALMAAQRANCPLIIEIAKSEGGQKAYCAVNYWNMARIVDALCNELGITVPVAIHADHYGIKNDKDLNAAKVEIPTMFEAGITSIAIDASHLPDDQNLLANLAINPFIPSWAGLETEVGEIKGNTGLSTVDEAKFLIQGLNAHGIFPDWIALNNGTTHGLEASDAGIQVGLTAEIHKALEPYRVNGAQHGTSGNSSERLRAIANETATTKANVATALQMISWGLEVNDYGNAQLDADGNFIKKSDAGMSDELWAEMVAHAEGKGWKKGDYKNLNLPFENKLLAQPREIRERMAKGVEEFAYKMMTEVLNARDTAPYAIEAILSAGSYDVGAKGSRIDDPALWTEARIIERAKSIVGDKGAEGNFDD; encoded by the coding sequence ATGACAGCTCAGTACTCCGCCGATTTCGAGAAGGCCCTGCAGGTCGGCCGTCCCCCCAACATCCGGGCTCTTTTCCCCAACTCCAAGGCCCTCATCGTGAGCGGCAAGGTTGTGGACCGGGCCATGCTTGCAAAGGGGAAAGCCATTGCCATGGCCGCCAACGGCCGCAACTACTTCGTCATTCGCGGAGCACTGATGGCCGCCCAGCGGGCCAACTGCCCGCTCATCATCGAAATCGCCAAGTCGGAGGGGGGGCAGAAGGCCTACTGTGCCGTTAATTACTGGAACATGGCCCGCATCGTCGACGCCCTCTGCAACGAGCTGGGGATCACTGTGCCGGTGGCTATCCATGCCGACCACTACGGCATCAAGAACGACAAGGATCTGAACGCCGCCAAGGTGGAGATCCCGACCATGTTCGAGGCGGGGATCACCTCCATCGCCATCGACGCCTCTCACCTGCCAGACGACCAGAACCTGCTGGCCAACCTGGCCATCAATCCGTTCATCCCGTCCTGGGCCGGCCTTGAGACCGAGGTGGGTGAAATCAAGGGGAACACAGGCCTTTCCACCGTGGATGAGGCGAAATTCCTTATCCAGGGGCTCAATGCCCACGGCATCTTCCCCGACTGGATCGCCTTGAACAACGGCACCACCCACGGTCTGGAGGCGTCGGACGCCGGTATCCAGGTCGGGCTCACCGCCGAGATCCATAAGGCTTTGGAGCCCTACCGGGTCAACGGTGCCCAGCACGGCACCTCGGGCAACAGCTCCGAGCGCCTCCGCGCCATCGCCAATGAAACTGCCACCACCAAGGCCAACGTGGCCACCGCGCTCCAGATGATCTCCTGGGGGCTTGAGGTGAACGATTACGGCAATGCTCAACTTGATGCCGACGGCAATTTCATCAAGAAGTCCGATGCCGGCATGAGCGACGAGCTGTGGGCCGAGATGGTGGCCCATGCCGAAGGCAAAGGTTGGAAGAAGGGGGACTACAAGAACCTGAACCTTCCCTTTGAGAACAAACTGCTGGCGCAGCCTAGGGAGATCCGCGAGCGGATGGCCAAGGGGGTGGAAGAGTTCGCCTACAAGATGATGACCGAGGTGCTCAATGCCCGGGACACGGCACCTTACGCCATAGAGGCGATTCTCTCGGCCGGTTCCTACGACGTGGGGGCAAAGGGAAGCCGTATAGATGATCCGGCCCTCTGGACCGAAGCCCGGATCATCGAGCGGGCGAAATCAATTGTGGGTGACAAGGGCGCTGAAGGAAATTTCGACGATTAG